atgtaagggtgatgaatcattgacctctacctctgaagccaataatacattatatgttgattaattgaatttaaaaagaaaagaatatacataagTCCTTCTCCCCATTGCTTCCTCCATGGGCTAGTGTCTCCCAGACCTCCTCATGGTGTCAGTCCGATATTCTTTCCCTGAGACTGTCCTATCCCTGACTTCCCTGTAACCCCCACTCTGGTTAAGATTGAGGATTTTAGAAGCTGCCAGACCCTGAGCAAGTGTCTTGACCTTTTGCAATCTGTTTCCGGTCCAGAAGCATTTGTGCTAGTGATGACAAGGCCCCCCATTTATTGAGCAAGCTCCCACTGCAAGGTTCTGTGCTGAAAAATTAACATAGAAGTCTTCATTTAAAACTTACAACACCCCTATAACATAAATTctgttataattttcattttattgactaGGAAACCAAGGGTCAGAAACATAAAACCACTTGCCTGAGGTCTCATAGCCAATACCTGCTGGCTCAGGGTTTGAACCGTCATACTCCAGGCTCAAGTCTCTGGTAAGGTCTCTCTGAGGATTCCCTATTCCCACAGGAAGACTGGCAAAGGGTTgctaagtatatataaaaatgaaatactgctaAAGGTCACTCactggggggtgcctggatggctcagcagcttaagtgtctgccttctgctcaggccatgatcctggggccctgggacctAGTCCCATaatgtgctccctgctcagtgcggagtctgcttctttctctcctctccccctgctcatgctgtttctctctcaaataaataaataaataaataaaatctttaaaaaaaaaagagagagatttaaaaaaaaaaaaaaaaaaaggtcactcaTCCCCCCAGAAAAGTCTCCCAGGCCAGCCACCAAAACCGGAGAGATGAAATGGACAGACAATACACAGAGATACCAGTAAGAAAAAAGTTTACCACCCTagaaaccaaagaaatacaagttaaaattAAAACGGTGTGTTGCTTTTGGCTTATCAGATTggaaaagataggaaaagaatGGCTACTGGCCCAAAGCCCCGGGGGCATAATGTAATTTACTCCtaatttattgctattttgtccGTAAAATGGACTTGACAATTTTTCACTCAACATGTTAGGCGTCACTGGGTTTATGAGAAGAGCAATGAACGTGTTAATGATAACTGCAGAGACGAGGCGAATGCGAAACGAGCTAAAGGGCCAAACGGCGGGCAGCAGGTGGCCCGGGGCCTCCAGCGGGCGCCGGCTGGTGGGGAGCAGGTGCGCGCGCCCCGCCGGGAGGGAGGCCACACGCCCGGACCACAACTCCCAGGAGCCCGCGCGCCGCCTCGCCCCGACCACGTGACCGCGCGGCCCGGCTCGCGATCGCGGCGGCGGCGTCCGAGCGGACTCGGAGCCGGGAGACCCGAGCGAGCAGTAGCAGCGgccccggcgcccgcccgccAGCCCCGCGCGTTCGCCCCAGGGTGAGTCCCGACGCCGCCCACAGCGGCGAGGCCGAGACGGTGGACGGAGCCGGGTGAGGGGACGCGGGACGCGGGAGGCGGCGCCGGCGGTGGCTTTGCCGTGGGGTTTTCTGTGTGTGCCTCCTGCTGGGAGTCCTTCGGGCCCGACGAGCAGCGGGGGCGCGGTGGGTGAAGGCACACGTGGGTGGGGGTCCCCTGCCCCGGGCGCACGGACGGGACATTCCGGTAAGCCCCCCCGGAGGGAAGCCCCTCCCCTGGAGGGAAGCCCCCCACTGGAGGGAAGCACCCCCTGGAGGGAAGCCCTCCCACCTGGAGGAAAGCCTCCCCCCTGGAGGGAAGCCCCCCACCTGGAGGGAAGCTCCCCACTGTAGGGAAGCCTCCCCCTGGAGGGAAGCCCTCCCACCTGGAGGGAAGCCCCCCACTGTAGGGAAGCCTCCCCCCTGGAGGGAAGCCCTCTCCCCCCTGGAGGGAAGCCCTCCCCCCCCTGGAGGGAAGCTACCCCGCCCTGGAGGGAAGCCTCCCCCAGAGGGAAGCCCTCCACCTAGAGGGAAGCCCTCCCACCTGGAGGGAAGCCTCCCCCCTGGAGGGAAGCCCCCCCCCCGGAGGGAAGCCCCCCACCTGGAGGGAAGCCCCCCACCTGGAGGGAAGCCTCCCCCCTGGAGGGAAGCCCCCCCTGGAGGGAAGCCCACCTAGAGGGAAGCCCTCCCACCTGGGGGGAAGCCCTCCCACCTGGAGGGAAGCCTCCCCCACCTGGAGGGAAGCCTCCCCCACCTGGAGGGAAGCCCTCCCACCTGGAGGGAAGCTGAAGCCCCCCACCTGGAGGATGCCCCTCACACCATCAGGCTACGAGCACACGCCCCGGGGCTGGCCCCCTGCCCTGGCAAGCTGGGGGTCTGggtctttggggggaaaaaaccccagcCCAGCTACTTTCCATTTGGGTAGGAAGTAGCGTTTCAGATGAactgctgtgttttgttttgtttttttttttttagatagaattCACCTGGGTGGAGAGGATGACAGCTTGCAAGACTCTTTGGTCTTTGAAGAAATCATAATTTTCTTCATCCCATAAAGCATATCATAGAATTTAAGATACAGGAAGCCAGTACTGGTCATTGGGCTAAcggcccctccaccccctgctagCCTTCTAAAAGGGGAAATAGATGGGAAGAGCTTGTGAAAAGTTCCTGAGCCAGGCACTGCGGGACAAGGACCTGAACCTCCCCCTGAAGTCTTGGGTTTATAAATGAGACAGCTCTTCCCCAAGCGTAAGGAGCCCCAGATGCaaacattaagaagaaaacaaggcCATGATTGCTCTCTTCTTTACCGCGGCCCCTCCCTACCCAGGGTGGGGCCCTGACTAAGGCGCAGATAAGTCAGACTCAGGGGCTGGAGGCTGAGATTCTGCCCAAGTGGGGAAACAAAATAGGATGCTGCCTCTTACATACCTGACCACAGGGCCCTTTCACTGGAAAATGCCGCCCCACGTCAGGGTGTGCTGATTTGAATCTTTTTCTCCAGCGAAAAGGCCAGGGTAGGTGGGCCTTTGTCCTTCCTGGACTCCAAGTGCACTTCCGGCTCGGAACATACTGGACTGTCCGTCTTCCCCTGGCTGCCTCCTGATGCTCCTGCTTCAGAAGATGTTTTAGCCATCTGCCTTCCTGGCTGCTTTAGGTGTCCCCCTGGGGGCTGCCTCCCCTGTGCCTCCCTCTCACCCACTACATATACCCTGTACTAATAAtctgcccccttccctctctcctaaCAGTTCCATGAGGGCCAAGGACTTGTCTCATCCCTTTCCATATTGCCAGCACCTGCACCCCTAGCAAAAACAGAAGCCAATGTTTGTCATCCGAAATACTTCTGTTGCTTTGTGGGTGTTCACGTCTGTAGCAAAAGCTGTTTGAGGCCCCTGAGACATCTGGCCCAGGCCCAAGGATGATAGAAGGAAGCCAGTCAGGGAACTTCTCTGATTAGCTAGCCGTTGGGGACATTCCAGTCATGCCAACTGCTTTATTAAGTGAACTCAGGGAAGGGGCATGGTGCAAACACCTGCCACATTTCCCACTGCAGCGATGGTGCTCGAGCCTTCGTCTGAAGCCAAATGAGTGACTCCGGCGTAAATAGAGTTTCACGAGACAATTTGTACTTGTTTTCTCATGTTTATCTTTAGTGAACATTTTGCCCTATCAACAAATATGCTTTTTGAAATCTTAACAAGGGAGGTCTCTGGGTAGTAAGACTCAAAatgatttctactttctttttggTGTGTTTCAGCTCTTACACTAAACAAGCACCCCTCTCACATTGAGGGAGCAAgaagctatatttttattttagaattcttcCACATGGTTTTTAAATGACTGCCCAGGTTTCCATTTTCTTATGAGGTCTTGGGCAAATCCTTTCCCCTGTTGGGACTCATTTCCCCCATATGGGAATGAAATGGGGGTAGAAAGGGGCCAAGTTGGATGACATCAGTGTTTTTTACACTTCACTCAGAGCCCCGGTTTTACATATGGTGGAGTTACAAGGAAGACTTTATTTGGTCGTGATCcctggcaaaaaaacaaaaacaaacccaaaatcaAAACTGAAAGCCAGGGGACTAAAAGCCTCTGAGAAAATGAATACGGCCCAGGGATGTGCTGCccagcatggtgactatggttaCTACTACTGTATGagagttgctgagagagtaggtccttttttttttctgagagtaggtcttaaatgttcttgtaactatgtgtggtgatggatattaactagtCTCAAAACGTGGTGGTCGTTTCACAGTAGATACAAATACCAGAATCATGCTATATACTCGAAACTAATATAAAaagttacatgtcaattatatcacacacacacaaactttctAAGGACATTCTAGCTCTGATACTTGGGGATACTAATAGTTGACTTAGAAGGCAAAGTGTTCTATCACCTAACCCCCTCAGCCAGGATCTCTTTAGCTGGAGGAGCACTGACAGTGCTTGCAGAGCCACTGCTGCTAACTGAGGTCCTACTTGATGATGAGAGGGGACCTTCCTTTCCCTGAGACGGTGAACTAACATTGATCCCTCCGACTTTAATCTTGCCCAATACAGTCATTAAGCCTGGTGTGGGTATTGAGGATCACCACCCGGCTCCCTTGTCCTTTGTTGGCGAGCAAGAGGCAGCATGGTATCCTGGAATGTACAGCACTATGGCATCCAGCTAGACCTGgctctgaatcccagctctgccaacttactagctttgtgaccttcagcaaattacttaactcttCTGAGACTAGTTTCCCCAGTTTTCTGTGTGATGGGCCTAATTGTTCCTGTCACACAGAATATAGTTGTGAAATGAGGTAATGTATGAAAAGCCATTGATGCCACCCCAAACGCAGGCTGGGCAAGGCGCTCTTTGAGAAGGGCATTCAGATGGGCAGCATGGTCACTGCACCTACCTTCATTCTTTCTATAAGGCTGGGAGCTCATCAAAGGCAGAAACATTAACCTTTGTTCAGAATGCTGGGCACAGAGTGGGGTCAgcaaatgtttaatgaatgagTGGACGGAtgtggagtggagtggagtggagacAGCTGCCCCTGGCCCCTCCATGATACACACAGCCAGAGCAGAATGACTGGGGCCCTGGGGGTAAGAGGCAGTCACTGCTCAGTGTACTGCTTCCCCATTGGGTTTGGAGGGCACAGAGGGGACAGCTCAGTATGACCTGAGGACACCGAGGTGTGTGTTATCTCCTATACCTCATGTCCACCTGGAGTAGGACCAGCTCATTATAGCTCTGCTGCTAACCCACTGCCCTGTTTGGCCTCAGTTGATCCTAATGACCACTGATGGCCCTTCCAGCACTTAAGACCAGTGACCTCATTCATCTGGACCTTTAGGGGAGGCTGCTGGAAAGCATTAGGGACCATGACTTTCACTGCCTTAAACACCCTAAAATGcaaattcccttttctttcagaTGCATTTCATCTTCTCCAACGAGGTGGTGCTTCTGTTTGATTTCTGGAGTGTCCACAGTCCTGCAGGTAAAAATTGGAAAGCCTAATAAGCTTGTAGCTCGGAAAACTTTGTTGCTCTAGGCAGTGGACAGCCTGGGTTCTCTTTGGTGTTACACTCTGTGGACATTTAAGTGAGCCTGACTCCTCTCACATAAACATTGAGCAGGAACTTCACATTTATAATTCCATTTGCAAGCACTGCTCTTTAGATCACAAGAGGCTCCATGAACTCACTGATTGTCACAAGGGCCCAGAGACAGGCCGAGGATACAACTTTTGCCTCTGTGACTAAAGAAGGAACAGAAACCCAAAGAGGGGAAGagacttgtccagggtcacagagccagtAGCATCAGAGCCAGAACTAGATGGAGGCCTCTTGCTGCCTCCTAGTAACACCCCAACACCTACCTCCTACCATGCCTAGCATCCACTCAGAAGCCCATAACAGCTGTTGCAGGCTGGACCTCAAATGAGACACCAATTTGCAAGAGAATGATATTGGTGTGACTTGAAAAGGCAGAGCTGAAAGTTCCGTTTCAGGTTAAAAAACTGTATCTTAATAGTAGGTGGAAAGCGGCCCAAGTGCCCAGCCCCACAGGTGCTGATCAACTAAATCACGGTCATCCCTACAGTGGTCACCCCCGCCCCCCTAATCCCAGTCATTGTAGTATTCCTCCTGGAAGTCCTGAGTTGACTGGGCTCAGCTAAGCCGTCCCCACTCACAGCCTCTCCGGCGGGTGTAGTCAGACAGTGGCTGCAGCTGGAGTCCTCCTGAAGGCTGCCTCAGGCTCGTGTCTCCTGGCCGCTGCTGGTCATCAGCGAGGACCTCCGGCAGGGGTTGCTGGTTGAACACCCACATGTGGTGTCTCCTGCGGTCTGGGCTTCCTCGTGGCAGGGCAGCTGGGTTCTGGGGCATGAGTGTGTCCAGAGAACAAGGTTAGAAGCGCCTGGGATTTTTAAGACCTAGCTTTGGAAGTCACAGAGCCTTATTTCCACCTTTACTGGGTGAGAAAGTCACAAAGGTCTTCTCAGCCTAAAGAGGGGGGCATGGCCCCCACCACTTGATGGCAGGGGTGTTTGACATAAGAGCATGTGGGGTGGAATAGGGTGAggtggccatctttggaaaacagAGTGTATCTGATACTTCGAAACCACAGAAATAAGGTAGGTCTGTATGAACTGAGGGGACAGTGTACTTGGATGATGTCAGATGCAGAAGAATATGCACAGGGAGATACCTACAGCAGGTGTCCCCGGAGAGCTATATAGGAAAATGCTCTGGGGAGAGGACTGGGATTTTAGGCACTGGGCTGGGAAGACTTACCTTTCACTCTATACCCTGTTGTACTGGTTGAATTCATGCCATGTGCACGTAATTAcatgtaattttatgttttaaaatataacctGCATCTTTTGTAGCTGATTTCCTCCTGGGAGCCCAATAAAATAACTATAGCTGGACCATTTAGTATCCCTCCCTGTCTTATAAAACAGAAGTAGCAATTAGCAGCTAATTTTACAGCAGCTCTCATAAGCACTTCATGTTTTCTGTCAAAtaatttagtgggttttttttccccactattaTAAAAGCCATACAGTAGAAGCTTAGGAAAATTaggtgagaagaaaataaaaatctcatattCTAGTTTGCACAGATAATTATGACTCTTGttgtctctccttccttccagacTTTTCTGTGTACATCCTCATACACAGGAGCTTGCATACATGCTCTTAACAAGTCAGGACAGACTTGTGCTGcctgttggggggcgggggaggtggcGGAGGGGGGAGCTGAGGGCAGTGTGTGTGACCTCTTCACCCTTGGCCGCTGGCTTTACAGATGGCTTCTTTTCCTGATCTCAAAGACATACCCAAAAGGCCATCCTGACCAAGAAAGAGCTGGAGGGGGAAAGAGAGTCAAGTTCTGAGCCCAAGCAGGGTGGGGAAGAAGATGCgagagagagaggtggaatgGATTGAGAGGGACTGGGTGGAGGTGCTCTTCTCCACCTATCCCAGGTCCCAGGGGAAGCTGCCAGAAGGGGATCAGTGCTTGCCTGTCCAGGTCTCTGCAACTCCGCTTCGTTTGACAGGCATGGCCCTTTCAGTGCTGGTGGTCCTGTTCCTGGCTGTGTTGTATGAAAGCATCAAGGTTGGGAAAGCCAAGCTGCTCTACTGGGCTGTAGTGAGCATGTCCATCCCCGCCAGCCAGCTCACTGAGGAGACAGACCAGGATTCTTCAGGCTCAGACTCGCCCCCGGTCAGCACAACCCGCCTCAGGTAACAGGCAGAGTGTGTGGGGAATGGCAGCGTACTCACATTCACCCTGAGAGACAGGCTGGGCCCGGAGGGCATTAGCCCCACTTCATGGAaagcaaactgaggcccaggactTGCCAAAGTGCTTACAGTGGATAAGTTGTGAGGTGAACCAGAGCAGGGGTCCCCTGATGCCTAGGCCAGAGCTCCACGAACAGCCCACTGGGGAGGCTCAGATCCCCAGAACTCTCCTGCAGGCCTCGGTCTGGCAACAAGAGTGTCCACCCAGTGCCTCCTTCAAATCTCAGCAGCCTTTCTTAGGTCACCAGGGCTTCCAAAGCCAAGACGGAATCTGCAGCTGTCCCTACACAAATAGTAGGAATTGCTGTCAGCAGTGGAGCAGGCTTGGTGGGGGAGCCCGAGCCTCCTTCCCACCCTGGTCTGGTAAGGCAGCCACATAGGGTCTGCTTCGGCCCTCTCTAGCTGTGCTTCATGAGCCGGCCTGTCCTTACACGCGTGTCTCTGCCGTTCACGCCCACCCCTCGAGGGAGGTATTCTTATTCTTgttttactgataaggaaatttcagttcagagaggttaagatgTTTGTGCTAAGCCACAAgatagtaagtggcagagctaggagtTGATCTTTCCATTGTAATACTGCCTTCCACAGtagatgcagaaagaaaaaaaaatacctgcctTACTGATGATTTTGTATTAGTCTTTAGCAGACATGACAATACATGcctcattttccctttctgccttgtatgccaggaagctcagagctgAATGTAGTAGAGACGTGATTATCCAAGGCTccttgtgccaggccctgttcccTGTATGGTTTCTCATACAGCTCTTTAGAAATAAATCTCTTCTGAGTTAAGCATACACATTATAAATAAGCTGGGCCTGTTAACTCAGCCGCTTTTTCTAGTTCCTGACACCAGCTCCTAGCTTCCAGCTCATTACCGACACTAACTTGGCTCTACTTTTCATTTAGGTGGCTTTTCTGTCACTTTGGCCAGTCTGTAATCCATGTCCTTCAGGTGGTCATAGGCTACTTCATGATGCTGGCTGTCATGTCCTACAACACCTGGATTTTCTTCGGCGTGATCCTCGGCTCTGCTGTGGGCTACTACCTAGCCTACCCGCTTCTCAGCATGGTTTAGCTGGTGAGGGCTATGCAGGGACCAGGGGGCTGCATAGAGAGCTGGGGGCCCCTCAGCTCTTCCAGCAGACATTGAGCCTCCAGCCACATGTCTATTTCTTATGATAGCTGTTCCTCACCTTGCTTCCAGCTCCAGAGACTTTCTGCTGAAGCCAGCATGTGCTGTCTGGAGTTCGGAGTCCACTGCAGCTACGTCTGTCCTCAGCCAGCCTGCACAGGGCCTGGACGTGGGCATTTTGTGCCTTAATAAGGCTGCTGTGACCTGAGGGAGAATGGAGACCAGAACCTGGGGACAGGGTTGCTGAGCCCATGATGAATTATCTCTGTTGactcaaaattaagaatttccaAAGATCTTCAAGACAGGGAGATGGGCTCTGGGTGACAGAGGGGGCATGGAAGCTGCATACCTTCTGCCCTTGTGATTCATGCCTTAGAGGAGCATCTTCCATTGGACTTCCTGACCTCTTCTGTCTTTGAGGGATGGAGACCAAGCCGGCTCCTTTTTTCTCACCTTTCTGCCTTTGGGACACATAAAGATGGTCTCTTCTGTGGATCATGGTgacagatttttcatttttcccactgAACCTCTGGCTCACAATTTTGCACATGAATACAGAATTTTTAGCAAAATGATTTCGTCTGATTCCTGATAGATAGCAGCGTCTGCTGGAAACTGATTCTCTTTCTTCCGGGTCCGACAGCAGAGTCAAGGCCAAGAAGCAGGACTGTTACCAAGGCTCCTGACCTATCCTCTGGACAGTGAGCTTCTCCCATCAGACAGCACTGTGTGTGGGATGAAGGCGGTCTAATGGCTTGAGGTGTCTGGGGCACTTTTCAGGCCCCCCGTGCTCCCTTTTATCCTGTTCCTTCTTTTATGCAGAACAGAGAACTGCACTGAATTCAGTactcctgttctctctttcttacttACTGCTCACCCATCTCATCTGGTGGGGAAACAGGATTCATTCTCTTGAAATGCTGGGCGAGTCACATGGAGTATGGACTGAGGACGAAGTATGCAGGCAAACCAAAGCGTTACATGTAGAGTTAGACGGGACTCTCCAGATAGTTCACttgacagaaaaagaaaccagagaccCAGGGAGGGAACATCACTGCTGGATACTGTAATGTCTGTGCTCAAGTACCTCACAGGCTAGATGAAAGACCGTCTTAAGCTTGGGGAATtacaaaggaaatagaagttttaataaatgttatttttaaacaaccTGTGGCCATTCTTGTGTTTCTGCTCAAACAGCAAGCACACGCCACCCTTGTAGCAACTGCAGGAGCTGGGTAGGGCAAATGCAGCTAGTTGGCTGTAGGGCTGTCCAAGGACTGAATCTGTCCATCTGCTATGAAGGCAACTTTGTGCTCAGGGAAGCCAGTCCTGAAATGCTGCCCTCAGGCAGACAGCCCACAACCTCGCCTCACCGAGACCTCCTCATGTTCACACACTGAGTCCTGCTGGGGTGCTGCCTTGCTGTGAGAAAGACAACTAACTGCTACATAGCCTGCAAAGCACCTTCTTTCCCTGAGGGCAGAAGCAAAAATACATCaaaactactttttaatttgCAGTGAGAACTGTAACAAAGTATGGGACACGTTGAGTATTGATCAGTGCAATCTCCCCACCTCGGCAGCAAATCGGAAGGCCGCTCCATGTCACAACAGGGCAGGGAGTAAAGTTTCCAAGGTCCAGTGTGGTCTTGCTGATGAAGCCTCACGTACCCAGTTATACATCCTGACCAGCTAAGGCTCCCTCCCCTGGGGCATTGCTAAAATGAGcacttccgggatccctgggtggcacagcagtttagcgcttgcctttggcccagggcgtggtcctggagacccgggatcgaatcccacataggctccgggtgcatggagcctgcttctccttctgcctgtgtctctacctctctctctctctctctctctctctgtgcgactatcataaataaattaaaaaaaaaaaaaaagaatttgtttaaaaataaataaatcaataaataaaataaaatgggcactTCCATGGGTGACGGGCAACCTCTTCAGTTTGATACAGTCTCTGAATGTGGTACGTGGGAGGCATGAATGGCACAGAGGGCTTTTAAACAAATCTGCTCTAGAGAAGCTGATTAGATTAAGTAAGCATTTCAACCTTCTTCATGGCCAAGTCACAAAAGGTGgcactttttttcttctacctttagttttcttttaatgtaataGATACCTCTCTAGTGCTTTTTATGCCACGTAGTGTTGTAAGCACTTGACAGTATCAACTCATTTAACATTCACAACCAGGTAGAAACTCTTCATCCTTGTTTTAGAACAGAGgaagctgggcagcctgggtggctccgcggtttagcaccgccttcagcccagggcctggtcctggaatcctgggatcgagtcccacatcaggctccctgcagggagcctgcttctacctctgcctgtgtctctgcctctctctccctctctcccgaattagtaaaatcttaaaaaaataaaaaagaggaagctgaggcacaaaGACGTTAAAGTCATCCAGCTCGTGAGTGTAGTGACAGGCAGCCTGGCCCAAGTCTGCTCCTTAGCACAGATGCACGTGAGGCTGACAGGGTCACCGGCCCAGGCCATACAGCACCTAGTGCTGCAAGGCTGTGAACACAGGCAGCAGGGACTGAGAAGTCTGTGCCGTGTTTTTTACCACAACAGGGCAGAGATTGTTTCGGAAGACCGGGGCTGGGGTCCAGGATTTCTGACAAGCATGACTACCCCTTTTCCCCCAACCCAGTGAAGGATGCCATCCAGGTGGACAAGAGCCCAGGTTCCAGAAAAAGCTAGCCAGGATTTGAATTCTTGTTCTCCTGCTTACTAGCTatgtaaccttggacaagttaatTTACTTCCTTAAGGCTCGGtgtctcctctgtaaaatggggataagtgTCTTCTGCAAGAGCTGCTggagaggggtacctgggtggctcagtggttgagcatctgtttggctcaggttatgatcccaggggtcctgggatcgagtcccgcatcgggctccccacagggagctttctgtctgcctaggtctctgcctctaggtctctcatgaaaaaataaaatcttaaaaaaaaaaaaaaaaactgctggaGAGGAGAATCTGTGTAAAATGCTCAACAACTAAGGTTACTAAACAGTGGTTCTTACTGCCTCTCAGCCCCACTTATGGCTCACAGGCTCACAAAGGATCTGTCCTCATGAAGGACTGTCAGGTCATCAGAATTCAGGATACTATCTTATAAACATTGTAAACCAGGGAACACTTCTATTAAAATTATTCTCCTTTTTGAAGACTGGTTGTATGGTCTTTGGAATATCCTGAAACAAGTAAAGTGAGCACAAGTATTTTCTCCCTACTCTTCTCTGCATTAGTCCTGGCCCCGAGTCCAGAGGGAACGGAAGCTGATCTCAAAGTGAAGCATCAATCCAGGGCCAGCATTGAACGACGATGCCATGGAGGGACCCTCCCACCTTCTGTGCATAGCTTCCTAGGGTGTAGGAACAAATGTGCAGGAGCAAGAGGACGGTGACCAGTTCTCGTATGACCATGGTGCCTCAAGCCTTCAGGCAGCTAGGGTGAACTGGGACAGCAGAGTGGTGCCCTTTCTTGAAAGCCTGAGTTCCAGGGGTAGGTGCCAAAGGGATTATTTGCTTTTGGGCATGTTAACCAACCCAGGCCCATTACAGCCCATACCCTGAGATGCCCAGAGAGGGGCACAGCCAGTCTCAGAACCCAATCAGATGTCTCCCCAAGAGCTTGAGGCAAGTTTCATCGCAgacatttattttagttttgttaatttcaaatattcattgaCCTCTTGTATCAGATTTAAGGCAGAGAAAAGATACACGTCCCTGGTTAACTGAACCGGGGTTTAGATAGTGTAGTCCACCCTGGGTTCCACCAGGGAGACCTCACCCGAGATGACAGGTCCGGTTGCTGGTGCACAGTTGAGCATTGAGAGGCACATCAGTCTTAGTGAAGAGAATAAAAAGCTTGGAAGAGGGCAGGATTCTTGTAGGTGACACTGCAGGCAACCCACCAGCCCTTCCTCCCCAGGGGATTCTAAGACAGGACCCGACGTTGTGAAGACAGGCTCACACTCCTCTCCGACCAGCCGGGCAAGGTGCTCAGATGTTGGTTAACTCAGATGTGTGCACTGTTGTCCTCAGAATGCTCACCTTCACCTCACCTGTGGCTTGTCTAGACCCAGGGCTGGCTGTGCATGACCATGCTTAGAGAAGGGTCGACAGAGAGGCCTTCCCACCAGTTTCCCAGGTCTTCATCCTAGCCAGTCA
This portion of the Canis lupus dingo isolate Sandy chromosome 11, ASM325472v2, whole genome shotgun sequence genome encodes:
- the SLC31A2 gene encoding probable low affinity copper uptake protein 2 isoform X2, with protein sequence MVELQGRLYLVVIPGKKTKTNPKSKLKARGLKASEKMNTAQGCAAQHGDYGYYYCMRVAERMHFIFSNEVVLLFDFWSVHSPAGMALSVLVVLFLAVLYESIKVGKAKLLYWAVVSMSIPASQLTEETDQDSSGSDSPPVSTTRLSSRDFLLKPACAVWSSESTAATSVLSQPAQGLDVGILCLNKAAVT
- the SLC31A2 gene encoding probable low affinity copper uptake protein 2 isoform X3, with product MHFIFSNEVVLLFDFWSVHSPAGMALSVLVVLFLAVLYESIKVGKAKLLYWAVVSMSIPASQLTEETDQDSSGSDSPPVSTTRLRWLFCHFGQSVIHVLQVVIGYFMMLAVMSYNTWIFFGVILGSAVGYYLAYPLLSMV
- the SLC31A2 gene encoding probable low affinity copper uptake protein 2 isoform X1, which codes for MVELQGRLYLVVIPGKKTKTNPKSKLKARGLKASEKMNTAQGCAAQHGDYGYYYCMRVAERMHFIFSNEVVLLFDFWSVHSPAGMALSVLVVLFLAVLYESIKVGKAKLLYWAVVSMSIPASQLTEETDQDSSGSDSPPVSTTRLRWLFCHFGQSVIHVLQVVIGYFMMLAVMSYNTWIFFGVILGSAVGYYLAYPLLSMV
- the SLC31A2 gene encoding probable low affinity copper uptake protein 2 isoform X4, producing MHFIFSNEVVLLFDFWSVHSPAGMALSVLVVLFLAVLYESIKVGKAKLLYWAVVSMSIPASQLTEETDQDSSGSDSPPVSTTRLSSRDFLLKPACAVWSSESTAATSVLSQPAQGLDVGILCLNKAAVT